CTTTCATTGCTTGTGAAGTTCAATGGAGCTAAACTGTTTCTGGGTTTGTTTGTGCAGGAGAAGAGCTCGATGAGCTGCACGGCGGCTTCCAGGCCTATCAGCAGGAGAGTCAGGGTAGAAGAACCCTCCTCACCGGTCTCCGATGACGACACCGCGACGTCCGCTAAGAAGAGGCCGTCGTCAGCCGCTCGTGTGCTGGTGCCAGGGAAGCTCAATTTGCTCGGCAAGGTATGATCAGATCGCTAGCGAATGAAGCTCTGCAGCTGCTGTGACTTGTGTCTGAACTGAATCATGGTGTCAAAAAATTCAGGAAGCCATGGAGCAGATGGAGCAGGCTCAGAAGGTGGCGCTGGAAGCGCTGCGCAACGCCTCGGCCACGGAGAACGTAGCTCGGATCTACAAGTATGTTCTCCTTCTTCATGGCGATTCAGCATTGTTTTTGCTCATCAAATTCTCATGGAtaatttgtttggtgtttacaGGATGTTCTCGGAGCTGAGCAAGGCGGCAAGGCCAGACGCCCCAGCGGCGTGCTTCGAGAGCTTCCTCGGATTCCACCAGGAGGCGGTGCAGGCCGTGGCTGACATAGAGTCTATCCAAGCGGCGATGTCGATGGCTGCCTCCTCGGCTGTGGCGGCGAGCGACGAGCCCCCCGCCGAGGAGGCGCACGTCCTGCAGGAGATAGCTCAGAACAGGACGACAGCCATgaggcgacgaggaggaggcctcCTTGGTGGGCTCGGCGGCGTGTCCAAGTCGGTGTCATTCGCGCCGGGCACACTGCTGGATCCTTCTTCAAGGCATGATGGCAGCCGGAGCTTGAGCGCCAGCAGGAAGTGCCTCGCCATGGACAAgaccggcggcgagggcgagaaGCGATCCTCCTCTGTTCTGGGCTCGTCTCTGAGGCTGGCAAAGCAGATGCTGGCGGAGGCAGGGAGCTGGTTCATGGAGTTCCTGGAGGCCGTGCTGGAGACCggcctgaagaagaagaggagcaagcaatcgtcgtcttcttcttcagccACGGGGAAGCAGAGCGGCAGCGGTTGCAGCTGCCCGCAGTCACTGATGCTGAGGGTGATCAACTGGGTGGAGATGGAGCAGAGCGGCGACAGCCGGAAGGCCGGGCACCCGAGGGCGGCCGCCGTTGCCAGGAAGCTCCGGATCAAGGCCAAGAACCCTTGAATGTTCAGGGTTTTATTAGATGAGTCTCCCATGATTcttgtgctagctagctaggaacGGTGAGTTCCATCACCCATATAGAAGAAACAACACCTGCTCGTGTGCTGTGTATGATGATTGTATCAACATTTGCGAATCACAATTCTTTAATTTTTTGCACATTATTTGTGCTTCAGGAATAATGTGCAAACTGTGGAGCTCGAAAATTGTTTCGGAGTAATATCTCAGTTGTTCAACTAGACATAATTTCTAAACGAGAATTCTCCAGACATTTTTTCCTCACGATTCCCATTAATAAAAAACCATATTGTTCAAGCTAAAATTGTTTCAGGATGAATCAAACCCAAAGCAGACTCCGACGGCAGCATAACGCTTGACACTCCAGAGACCAGCAGACTCTCTAAGCAAAACAGACTACCAGTTTGCATCCCCAAAAGACAATCTTTAGCCCAGCTTTCCTACCAGATGCTTGGTTCAGTTCCTTCTTTCTGCCAAAGAGAACAACAGTTGAGTCAATGACCAATCCAGTGAATtacagaaaggaaaaaagatcaTTAGCCAGGTTCCTGGAGTTCCTTCTATACTCTAAGGGACCTACCGAGAAGGATTGAAATGTTGTCTGGAATGCATGGGGTAACCAGAAGAAACCTGACAAAGATTTGATCGATATTTTCAACGTGCCCAAAAACTGGCATTGCTTTCCTCCATTTTGCAATCTTTTTAATATGTCATCTTTTCTCCAAGTTCTCTTTCGAGTTACAAATCGATCAAAAACTCTAATTTGTGATGTTAGTTAAAAATTTCTAGGGGGGACAGCATCATTCATCTTGAAAGATTTACAGAAAGAACTAACAGAGAATATGCCAACTGAAATTAGAGTCCATTGGACAAAAACCACTTCTTGTGAACTCAAACAATACTC
The Brachypodium distachyon strain Bd21 chromosome 2, Brachypodium_distachyon_v3.0, whole genome shotgun sequence genome window above contains:
- the LOC100831114 gene encoding uncharacterized protein LOC100831114, which codes for MTTLSTGVLLKLLDGMRSGAAKPVGEHRTAVLQVTDIVPADMDEKDLFPRHGQFYVKVSDSSHSIYATLPLAQADLVLTNKLSLGQFVHVDRLDPGSPVPVIVGARPQPGRHPLVVGTPEPPARGKAAVPRRGSWGPENHAIAASPKVAIKPTALNFDERTPVKATPARSSALSASVRKSSSVLPRLMTRSRSFAADRGDPPPKIPKSPFPAEKSSMSCTAASRPISRRVRVEEPSSPVSDDDTATSAKKRPSSAARVLVPGKLNLLGKEAMEQMEQAQKVALEALRNASATENVARIYKMFSELSKAARPDAPAACFESFLGFHQEAVQAVADIESIQAAMSMAASSAVAASDEPPAEEAHVLQEIAQNRTTAMRRRGGGLLGGLGGVSKSVSFAPGTLLDPSSRHDGSRSLSASRKCLAMDKTGGEGEKRSSSVLGSSLRLAKQMLAEAGSWFMEFLEAVLETGLKKKRSKQSSSSSSATGKQSGSGCSCPQSLMLRVINWVEMEQSGDSRKAGHPRAAAVARKLRIKAKNP